Proteins from a single region of Felis catus isolate Fca126 chromosome B4, F.catus_Fca126_mat1.0, whole genome shotgun sequence:
- the LOC101093782 gene encoding protein SET gives MAPKRQSSLPPQTKKPRPPAAPKPEETSTSQHLPKGEKEQQEAIEHIDEVQNEIDRLNEQASEEILKVEQKYNKLRQPFFQKRSELIAKIPNFWVTTFVNHPQVSALLGEEDEEALHYLTRVEVTEFEDIKSGYRIDFYFDENPYFENKVLSKEFHLNESGDPSSKSTEIKGKSGKDLTKRSSQTQNKASRKRQHEEPESFFTWFTDHSDAGADELGEVIKDDIWPNPLQYYLVPDMDDEEGEGEEEDDDDDDDEEEEGLEDIDEEGDEDEGEEDEDDDEGEEGEEDEGEDD, from the coding sequence ATGGCCCCCAAACGCCAGTCTTCACTCCCACCCCAAACGAAGAAGCCGAGACCACCTGCTGCCCCCAAGCCAGAGGAGACGTCCACCTCTCAGCACTTGCcgaagggagaaaaagaacagcaagaagCAATTGAACATATTGATGAAGTACAAAATGAAATAGACAGACTTAATGAACAAGCCAGTGAGGAGATTTTGAAAGTAGAACAGAAATATAACAAACTCCGCCAACCATTTTTTCAGAAGAGGTCGGAATTGATCGCCAAAATCCCAAATTTTTGGGTAACAACATTTGTCAACCATCCACAAGTGTCTGCACTGCTTggggaggaggatgaagaggcTCTGCATTATTTGACAAGAGTTGAAGTGACAGAATTTGAAGATATTAAATCAGGTTAcagaatagatttttattttgatgaaaaccCTTACTTCGAAAATAAAGTTCTCTCCAAAGAATTTCATCTGAATGAGAGTGGTGATCCATCTTCAAAGTCCACTGAAATCAAAGGGAAATCTGGAAAGGATTTGACGAAACGTTCAAGTCAAACGCAGAATAAAGCCAGCaggaagagacagcatgaggaaCCAGAGAGCTTTTTCACCTGGTTTACTGACCATTCTGATGCGGGTGCAGATGAGTTAGGAGAGGTCATCAAAGATGATATTTGGCCCAATCCTTTACAGTACTACTTGGTTCCTGATATGGATgatgaagaaggggaaggagaagaagaagatgatgatgatgatgatgatgaagaagaagaaggattgGAAGATATTGATGAAGAAGGAGATGAGGATGAAGGTGAagaagatgaagatgatgatgagggggaggaaggagaggaggatgAAGGAGAAGACGACTGA